From the Endozoicomonas sp. Mp262 genome, the window TTCTGTTATTTTATCTGATAGCATTGACAGAATCTGTTGACCCGGGAGCTTCTTTGCTTCTTTGAAAATATCTTCAATCTGTTTTTTGTCAATATCCTCAATACTGTCATGAAATATAAAATTTGGTCGATTCAGCTTTAACTCATTAATGGCATATATATATGCAAAATCAAAAGCAATGACTTCAGCTTTCTTCTTCCCACCCTCAGGATTAGTTGCTGAATTATTGAGCTCTATAGAACAAATACCACTATCCTTATTGAATTCTAAGTCTATGCTGTATTCTTCATCGTGAAGACTTTTGGTAAGAGATCCTAAATGTGTATTGAATTTCTTCTCAAACTCATAAACATTGTTAATCTCTTTGGAAATAGCCTCAAGGATTTTTTTCAATTGAGCTTCAGCTTCAGTTTGATCTAATTTTGCCTTGGACTGCTGCTCCATTAGACCTTCTAACTTTCCAAGCTCAACTTTAAGCTCACCAAGACGTTTCAGGTTTTTAGTCACATTGTCTAAGCTTTCCTTAGACCTCATATCAGAAAAAACTTGTAACTTATCTTTCCGTATTGAACTGAGCTCTGCTTGAAGACCCTCAGATTCCTCATTCAATTTAGGCAGGTCAATCGTAAGAAAGTGCCTCTTTTTTTTAACGAGATTTCTATGGAACAAAATAACTTCTTCAAGTTCTCTTAAGGCTCCATCAATTGCTACACCAGAGAAACTATATATAGCTTTAAGCTCGTTGATTAAATAGCCATCTTTGTCTTTGGATAATAGCTCGACAGTATGATTAATATTGTCTACTTTTCGCTGTATTGATAGAAGCTCTTCGGTATATCGGTCTTCTTTTACTTGTAGTTCTGAAAGCCTTTCTATTGGATTCGAATATTCTGACGAGTATTCGAATGTTAAAAGGTTGCTCTCTAGCTCTTTAGCAATTGCCTTATGTTTTTTGATCTCACTTTTTGGCTTTTGCTCTTTCACTAGAGCATTGATTGAAGTGGAATTCCTTTTTCGTCTATTAACCAGATTCGTTGCATCTCTTTTCTCTGTAAGTAGAGACGTATTATTGAAACCGAAAAGGTATAAAAAAAGTTCGCTGTAATCTTTTGGGCCTTGTCGTTTATCAAGAAACTTGGTCGTACTTAACATTCTATGACTGTCATTTCTAATGAATTTAGGCGCTACAGCTCGAACAGAAGGCCTTCTAGTAGATATATTAAAGATTTTATCCTGAATAAATGACTCATATCCCTTTTCTTCAACAATTTCACCATTTACCCAGAATTTAGATTCAGATTCCCCTCCAATACATAGATTTCGAGAAATTTGATTTATTTTGTTTGAGAAGTCAAAAAAGTTGAGGGAAGCAGTTACAAAGTTGTTCTTGAAAAGCGCTTCTATCTCAAGATTTGGCTTTTGAAACTCTTCATCGATGTAAATATTGTCTATGCTTCCTAGCATTAGAAAATCAATCACTCTTGATAATGTTGATTTTCCGACGCTGTTTCCTGTACGACCAGAATTTGGCTTGTTTGTGATGAGGTTAAGGCCTGTCTCGAATTTAACCAATCTTTTTACTTCGCTATTTATCTTTATTTCAAGGCTGTCAAGCTTCATTTATAAAAACCTCTGTTCCATTAATCCCAATAGCCTTAATTGCAAACAACCAATCTAATGACAATATAATGTGATCAATCGATACTTTTAGTTCTGAAGAACAGTCAGTGAGTATCGCATCCAAGGACGAATTTTCCTCTGCCAATTTCTTTAGAATTTTTGCCCCGATACTTACAACATTTATTTCTGGGTCACAACCATTTCTAGGAATCACAAATTGGATTCTCCATAATTATGCACTCAATAAAAGCATGAGCGACAACGACATTCACGCCCAATTCAACATGCTCTTTGTAAACTGGAGTGTTTTTTGATTCAAATACAGTATTTTTTAATCTTTGAATAATAAAATCCAAAATGAACTCTGAATTTTCTCTGATTTTAGCGATGTCTATATCGCAAGTTAGATAGTCGATTTCAACAGCGTCTAAAGCATGATAATATAAATCGTTTAAATTTTGCAGGATTGTATTTTTTCCAAAAGTTATCAGTGAGTCTATCTCGGAATAGGCTTCTTCTACTTTTGAGGAATGATCTAAGTATTGCTTTATGATATGACTTTTAGCTTTAAGATTATTATGTTGAATCTTCACAACTGTCTCAGAGGACGGGCGTCTTCTGCTTTTCTTAAACGTAAACGGCTTATTAGCTAATGACTTTAGCAATTCATTTATAGCTGAGCTGATCTCATATTCGGGTGAATTCCCGATTATGATATTTCCAGCATTACGTTCAACTTGAACTGTTTTATTTGCAGGGGGGGGGCTCCCTTCATTTCCTATGGTCAAGATTCAGTCCTTACATGTCAATTTTCATGCCGCCAGAGTTGTTCTTTGTATAGACATTTTTCTGGCCGTTTTGCATAACACTATCCTGACTATTATCTACTGTTGAATTCTTTGTTATTTCACCAATTTTTATTTTCAACTGTTTATTTTTCTTTGATGTAATCACAGCAAACAATGTACTTCCTACAGTACATAGCCAAGCCAGCGTGACCCCAATGTCTGATTTTACAAATTCAATGAATGTATCCATTTCTATCCTTGTTGATAAATGATGATGTTGATGAGAAAACTAACGCCTTGCAGCAGCGGCGCGAGCCGAAGGCGAGCGTCCAGCCCCGAAGGGGCGATGCTGGCTGCGATTGTTAGGGGGCTACCCGCACCTGTGATAATGGTGATTGTTAGCCAATGGCCTTACAGCAACACCGAACTGAAAAAGCTGAGGCTTTGAAAAACCTTGCCACTGGCACAAAACAGAAACCTAGCACCTTGCTCTCTGTAGGGGACAATTATCCCTAACTCTTACTGTCGCAATGAGTGGCTGGCCTTACAGGCTGGCCAAACATCTCAATATGAAACATTAATTCTGTACTGGATGAAGTACGGTCAAACAGAAGGCTTGCCAGCCACTCCAGTCCATATCGAAAAATACTATTGGCAAGGCGTCCATGTTTTAGCCTTTTGATGGGCTTAATTTCAGCACGCCATTCTCCTGTGCAGTAAGCCCAACAATAGGCAAGGGTTACAATTCCCAGCAGGCGCTCAATACGCTCTCTGTCTGACAGGTGTGTACTCTCCAGATCGAAACCTCTACCCTTTAAAGCTTGGAATAGTGTCTCAATTTCCCATCGCCTCATGTAGTCACCCAGCGCCTCCTGACCTGCTTCATTGCTGATAATGATGACGCGTTCCTGCTCTGAGCGATAACAGGAAAGAAATACACGAACACCCCAGAGTTCCCGTGCATGATTCAGATGCATGCTTTCTCCCACTTTCAGACTGAAAAATCGATACGCTTTCAATTTTTCCGTTCGATGGCGGTTCATTGTGCGGGTGTCGTTTGGAATGCGGATACGGAAAGGAATTTTCTGCGCTATCAGCCACTTTAACCATTTTTCACCCCGAAACTCACGGTCTGCGGTTAAATACTGTATACGCTCTGTACCCAGTAAGTTGATAAAACGCTTCAGCAGCGTGATTCGTTCCTCCATGCTGGACATGCCCTTTTTGGGAAGGAGCGTCCAGACAATAGGAATGGCAGTGCCTTTATAAGCAATTGCCACCATCATGATATTGATTTTGAACTTTCCAAACTGCCAGTTGGAGCGATCCAGGCACACAATCCAGTTGCCTTCAGGCACCATCCAGTCAACAACCATTCGTGCCACACAATCCAGCTCGAAGCCTTTCCACATCAGGAAACGTTTGAGGCGCTTACGTCTGGAGTCTATTTCAGTGTGGTGCCCCATCGTTTGAGCTATACGGGACAAACTGACCGTGCCAACCTGTATAAGGCCAAAGATGGCGAGAGCCATAAGGTTAATACGGGATTGATGCCAGTTAAAAGAAGCTTTAAGCTGTTTTTCCAGAGAATGAGTATGCTGCACAAAAAGTAAACTGCTTGAGGTAAAGGACTTGCAGAATACTGATTGAAAGCAGCTCATTCTCCCTCATAGATCAACGTTTACCTCAGAATTGTCCCCTACAGAGCACCTTGCTTTATGCTGGCGTGGCACGGAAGGATAAACACTAAAGCCGCTTGCCAGCAACCACTGAACCTGAAAAACAGCATACTGCCTGTGCTGGCATTGCAAGAAAACACTTGGCACATACTTTCACGCCAGCTTTGCACCCACCTGTTTCTTTCAATTTGCACGGTGTTTGTTGTTTTCACCAGTGGATACCCAAAGCCGCCTAACGCCTGCATGCGGGGCGCGAACGCAGTGAGCGTCCCGCACCATGCACTTGTTAGGCGGCTACCCGCACCTGTGATAATGGTGATTGCTGGACAACGGCCTTGCAGCAACACTGAACTGAAAAAGCTGAGGCCTTGAAAAACCTTGCCACTGGCACAAAACAGAAACCTGGCACTTTACTTTATGCTGGCGTGGCACGGAAGAGTAAACACTAAACCCGCTTGCCAGCAACCACTGAACCTGAAAAACAGCATACTGCCTTTGCTGGCATTGCAAGAAAACACTTGGCACATACTTTCATGCCAGCTTTGCACCCATCTGTTTCTTTCGATTTGCACGGTGTTTGTTGTTTTCACCAGTGGATGCCTAAAGCCGCCTAACGCCTGCATGCGGGGCGCGAACGCAGTGAGCGTCCCGCACCATGCACTTGTTAGGCGGCTACCCGCACCTGTGATAATGGTGATTGCTGGACAACGGCCTTGCAGCAACACTGAACTGAAAAAGCTGAGGCCTTGAAAAACCTTGCCACTGGCACAAAACAGAAACCTGGCACTTTACTTTATGCTGGCGTGGCACGGAAGAGTAAACACTAAACCCGCTTGCCAGCAACCACTGAACCTGAAAAACAGCATACTGCCTTTGCTGGCATTGCAAGAAAACACTTGGCACATACTTTCATGCCAGCTTTGCACCCATCTGTTTCTTTCGATTTGCACGGTGTTTGTTGTTTTCACCAGTGGATGCCTAAAGCCGCCTAACGCCTGCCAGCAGGGGCGAGTGAAACGAGTCCAGCCAGCTTGCTGGCGACACTGGCTGGCTTTGTTAAGTGTTTTAGCCTAACCATGGAGTTTCCACATCCTGATAGCCGCCTATGATACCAATGCTTCCATAGTTCCCTGGATTGCCGTAGTTGCCAACATTTCCGTAGTTCCCATAGTTGCCGTAATTCGTATTTTTATGGGGTGATGATCGGTTATACATAAGCCGATTCTGTTGGACAACTTCGCCTAGGTAACGCCCGCGCATATCTATAAATATTCCTTGGGCTTCGAGGTAATGCCCAATATTTTGCCCTCTTGGTGCATGCAGTTGACCATTTACTAAGTTGGCAATATGTTGCCCTTTACTGTTGAACAGAAAATCCATCTTTAATCTCCGCAGACACTTAACGCTTGCATGCGGGGCGCGAACAAAGAGAGCGTCCCGCACTATGCACTTGTTAGGTGCAAGCACTAAGCAGTGAAGTGTGATTTATTCGCTAAATTCGTGAAGGTAAGAAGCTAATTTCGTAATGGTAGCAAAGTTCGATTGCTTGTGACTTTGGTCATTGACTTTAGAAAGAACTAATTCTTCGTTTACAGCAAGAAACAGCGAAATATCTCTGATACTCATCCCTTGGTCATATAAGAATTGCATATACTGAGCTTGCTCATGACCTGGCGTTTGCGTAAAAACAAAATCATTAGTTTGCACTCTAGAATCACTACTGATTTTCATGGATCATATCCATACAGTCTAAAGGAACAAAAAATATAGACCAGATATGACTATAAGCAATGAAAGCATCAGAACCTAACGCTTGCAGCAGGGGCGGCGAACGCAGTGAGCCGTCCCATGCCTGCACTTGTTAGCAGTACATTACTCTGCCATCATTTTTGCCCACATGTGAGCACAATATCCACAAACATTATCTTCTGAAATTTCTTCAGGAGGTATGCTGGCTCCACATCTCTCGCACTCATGTGTTGCTGAGTCTCCGCACGAGGCACAAACACCCTCATGGAATAAATAACTACCATCAAAGCAAAATGGACAATCTATGACTGGTGAGTCACCTCCATCTTTGTGAGATAAATATACATCATCAGCGTAATACTCATTGATAGCAGCATTTACGATGCTTTCATAATGAAGATCATTTTCACATGAACGACATTTAAATGAAGCTTCAACAGCTTTACCTTGATCAGATGTAGCTTCTAACAAACCAGAACCGCATTCACCACATCTATATGCTTGTAGAGCATATAAAATCTCATCGCTGAAGTAATCCAGTTTTTTTAGCGTAGAGTCACACTCTTGCTTTTCTTTTTCATAAACTTCATTCACATCCACCAAGATTTTCCAATAATCTTCGCCAAGAAGCTCTTTGGGATCTTCGTTTAATTCGTCAACAATAAAGTTTCTGATTATGATAAATGAATCTGATATGAGCTGTTGAACAGATTCACTGTTCATCGTGCTATAGTAATGCTCAATATCATTACGGTACTTATTGATCCTTTCGAGCCGTTTCCACTCAACTGTAATATTTAAAGACTCGAAGCGCTCTTTAATATTTTGGACATCTACGGTCTTTTTACCTTTCCCAATCCAATTTACAGCCCCTGTGGCATCAATTTCAGGCTAAGCTCGCAGAGCTTGTGCTTAAATAGCAACAATATCCCAGCAAATATATTTCTTGTGGAAGAAACTATTCTTCTTTCATCAGGTGACTCAAAGTCTTCTAACCCTATCGCAATTGAATCAACTGCATTTCTCAAGATACTCATGGATTTCCTTTGTACTGCTAACCCTAAGCACAACCGCCGCAGTATGCGGTCGGAGTGCTGCGCGTTGTTATGTTGCTATACTGCCATACAGTGCAGTGACTTTTGGATATTATCCCATGAAAAAACATAGCCTTGTATTGATTCTTTCTTTTTTCTTTCAACCCTTCGCTCTTTGCAGTGACTTTCAATTCAGCTTAGAAGCAGGAGAATTAAAAGTTTTAACCGAAGGAAGAAAAAAATTACAGACAGTAAAAAAGTTCAGCATTGTTGATTACTGCTCAAATGATGATGTAATTTTATTGGGATGGAATAAACTTTTCACTTTAGACGGTGGCGAAGTTTATGATTTAAGACTTCAAGATAATAATGGAACAATTACTTTTTTTCAGTACGTTCGCCGCACAACAACACTTATTCCTACCAAGCAGCACAATAGAATAACAAGAGAAGAACTTGAAAAAAATTACAAACGATCACGAGCAAGTAGCGCTCAAAAATTTCGTTGCGGAAACAACTGCTATACACCACAAGGAAATAAGTTCTGTCACAAAAGAGAGTATTATTTCAATTTTGATGCGAATATAACATTATGCACTGATTGCTATAACATGCTTTTAGAGGGTGCTAACCAATGACTATTGCAACATAACGCCTTGCAGCAGCGGCGCGAGCCGCAGGCGAGCGTCCAGCCCCAC encodes:
- a CDS encoding IS4 family transposase; the encoded protein is MSCFQSVFCKSFTSSSLLFVQHTHSLEKQLKASFNWHQSRINLMALAIFGLIQVGTVSLSRIAQTMGHHTEIDSRRKRLKRFLMWKGFELDCVARMVVDWMVPEGNWIVCLDRSNWQFGKFKINIMMVAIAYKGTAIPIVWTLLPKKGMSSMEERITLLKRFINLLGTERIQYLTADREFRGEKWLKWLIAQKIPFRIRIPNDTRTMNRHRTEKLKAYRFFSLKVGESMHLNHARELWGVRVFLSCYRSEQERVIIISNEAGQEALGDYMRRWEIETLFQALKGRGFDLESTHLSDRERIERLLGIVTLAYCWAYCTGEWRAEIKPIKRLKHGRLANSIFRYGLEWLASLLFDRTSSSTELMFHIEMFGQPVRPATHCDSKS
- a CDS encoding DUF2326 domain-containing protein, which translates into the protein MKLDSLEIKINSEVKRLVKFETGLNLITNKPNSGRTGNSVGKSTLSRVIDFLMLGSIDNIYIDEEFQKPNLEIEALFKNNFVTASLNFFDFSNKINQISRNLCIGGESESKFWVNGEIVEEKGYESFIQDKIFNISTRRPSVRAVAPKFIRNDSHRMLSTTKFLDKRQGPKDYSELFLYLFGFNNTSLLTEKRDATNLVNRRKRNSTSINALVKEQKPKSEIKKHKAIAKELESNLLTFEYSSEYSNPIERLSELQVKEDRYTEELLSIQRKVDNINHTVELLSKDKDGYLINELKAIYSFSGVAIDGALRELEEVILFHRNLVKKKRHFLTIDLPKLNEESEGLQAELSSIRKDKLQVFSDMRSKESLDNVTKNLKRLGELKVELGKLEGLMEQQSKAKLDQTEAEAQLKKILEAISKEINNVYEFEKKFNTHLGSLTKSLHDEEYSIDLEFNKDSGICSIELNNSATNPEGGKKKAEVIAFDFAYIYAINELKLNRPNFIFHDSIEDIDKKQIEDIFKEAKKLPGQQILSMLSDKITEETYKKISKNVILSLDEDEKFFCV